A window of the Bacteroides thetaiotaomicron VPI-5482 genome harbors these coding sequences:
- a CDS encoding site-specific integrase: MKKISYSLVFNRKKKLNKKGMALVQVEAYLNRRKMYFSTRVYLKPDQWDVKRRMVKNHPNSDALNRMLYDFIADIEQKELGLWQQRRSISLDSLKDSIEKPENNGNSFLTFFKEEVSNSSLKESTRQNHLSTLELLQEYKKDIVFTDLTFEFVSSFDNYLQSKGYHLNTIAKHMKHLKRYVNVAINKEYMDIQKYAFRKYKIKSIEGSHTHLSPEELNKMEEVNLEGKFTKLQKSKDAFLFCCYAGLRYSDFINLTAANIVELHQETWLIYKSVKTGIDVRLPLYLLFEGKGLRVLETYKDDLNGFFKLKDNSNVNKDLNALAKLAEIDKRISFHTARHTNATLLIYSGANITTVQKLLGHKSVKTTQVYANIMDMTIVHDLEKAAYSKLANRPKS, encoded by the coding sequence ATGAAGAAGATTAGTTACAGCCTTGTGTTTAACAGAAAAAAGAAGCTGAACAAAAAAGGAATGGCATTGGTACAAGTAGAAGCTTACTTAAACAGGAGAAAAATGTACTTCTCAACCAGGGTGTACCTCAAACCAGACCAGTGGGACGTAAAACGTAGAATGGTAAAGAACCATCCTAATTCAGATGCATTAAATCGAATGCTATATGATTTTATAGCTGACATTGAGCAGAAAGAACTGGGATTATGGCAACAGAGAAGATCGATATCCTTGGATTCGTTGAAAGACTCTATTGAAAAACCGGAAAATAATGGGAATTCATTTCTGACCTTTTTTAAAGAGGAAGTCAGCAACTCTTCTTTAAAAGAGAGCACCAGGCAGAATCATCTTTCCACTTTAGAATTGCTGCAAGAGTATAAAAAGGACATTGTATTCACTGATTTGACATTCGAATTTGTGTCTTCATTTGATAATTATCTGCAGTCCAAGGGGTATCATCTCAATACCATTGCCAAGCATATGAAGCATTTAAAACGATATGTGAATGTAGCTATAAATAAAGAGTATATGGATATTCAGAAGTATGCTTTCAGAAAATATAAAATCAAAAGCATAGAAGGAAGTCATACGCACTTGTCGCCGGAAGAGCTGAATAAAATGGAGGAGGTGAATCTGGAAGGGAAGTTTACGAAGTTACAAAAGTCAAAAGATGCCTTTTTATTTTGTTGTTACGCCGGTTTGCGGTACTCTGATTTTATAAATCTGACTGCCGCGAATATTGTCGAACTCCATCAGGAGACGTGGCTGATTTACAAATCTGTTAAAACAGGTATTGATGTGCGCCTTCCTTTATATTTATTATTTGAAGGTAAAGGACTGCGGGTGTTGGAGACCTACAAAGACGATTTAAACGGATTCTTCAAGCTGAAAGATAACTCTAATGTGAATAAAGACTTGAATGCATTAGCCAAGCTGGCAGAAATAGACAAACGGATATCATTCCATACAGCCCGACATACAAACGCCACCTTATTGATATATAGTGGTGCAAATATAACGACTGTACAAAAGCTGCTGGGACACAAAAGTGTGAAGACAACTCAGGTATATGCAAATATCATGGACATGACTATTGTGCATGACCTTGAGAAAGCAGCCTATTCAAAATTAGCTAATAGACCAAAAAGCTAG
- a CDS encoding SusC/RagA family TonB-linked outer membrane protein, translating into MKRKLMLLLACLFVGISLVTAQTQKVTGVVISEEDGQPVVGASVLVKGTTQGTITDIDGNFNLANVPSSAKTLQISYIGMQTQEVAIKPMVKVTLKSDAQNLDEVIVVAYGTAKKSSFTGSAAVIKADKIVSGSKESFDKALSGKMAGVRTASATGDPGSMAEINIRGVGSISASKSPLYVIDGVVTKADDDMNYYGKTQSVLSTLNPEDIESMTVLKDAAAASLYGSRAANGVIIITTKKGKEGKTNVSYSGEVGWNKMAVNAFNMMGSADLIDYTRESLANCLVTYGITDSKQAALNNIDNGGDMFIPLLDSPATVADFIHDPSGKVNTNWKKEIYRTAFTQDHQISINGGSSKTQFYAGVGYNKSEGIVLGSDFERISGRLNVNHKVNNWLNVALKQMIAATSQDGFRDQGDQAQGMGTSSPIGILFAMDPTAPVKNEDGSYNKNAAWGKVTNPHLMLGGKDSDTALEWIQTKMFRSMTNADVTIKFCDKLSLNSIFGYDYVDNKHFEYWDRNSVNGGSVSGMGSRYTFESRVATSSSTLNYTDTFKDMHNLNLMAGFEVENRDLLQIVTVAKRYSSHYPELANGQPDQAASSTLGAGMMSYFASGNYNYDNKYYLSASFRRDGSSRLSEDNRWASFWSVSGAWRMSKEGFMQDMPLFTDFKIKASYGTNGNLPSDYYGYMDLYTGSGYGSAPAIYWSRMANDKLSWEKSKNFNMGIEWNMYDRVNLSLEYYNKKTTDLLFEVPTSLITGFDSRWENLGALKNDGFELELNSKNISNKNFTWTSNFNLTYQRALVDKLPEGKDIQYGDGEMYLHREGESMYTFYLPEWKGVNPETGLGEFWLDPEDHSKGVVNDYSEAGKGIVGKALPDVIGGFSNTFTYKDFDLSFLITYQFGGDMFDYPGYFSHHDGVRIGSMNLSEDVAGNYWKNPGDKVDNPMPIYANPYRWDRFSSRTIKSTDNIRLREMTVGYTLPVLKKHISNFRIYFRANNLAMLWSKTKNIDPDVAINGYRQADTPALRSCVFGINIKL; encoded by the coding sequence ATGAAAAGAAAATTAATGCTGTTATTGGCATGCCTTTTTGTGGGCATAAGCCTAGTAACTGCTCAGACTCAGAAAGTCACAGGCGTTGTGATTTCTGAAGAAGATGGGCAACCAGTTGTTGGAGCCTCTGTGTTGGTAAAAGGTACTACTCAAGGTACAATCACAGACATCGATGGTAATTTTAATTTGGCGAACGTACCAAGTTCTGCAAAGACTTTGCAGATTTCGTATATTGGTATGCAAACACAAGAAGTGGCAATCAAGCCAATGGTGAAAGTTACACTGAAATCAGATGCACAAAATCTTGATGAGGTTATTGTTGTGGCTTATGGTACTGCGAAGAAGTCTTCATTCACAGGATCAGCTGCTGTCATTAAGGCAGATAAAATCGTTTCCGGTTCCAAAGAATCTTTTGACAAGGCATTGTCCGGTAAAATGGCAGGTGTGCGCACAGCCTCAGCAACTGGTGACCCAGGATCTATGGCCGAAATCAACATTCGCGGTGTCGGTTCTATCAGTGCTTCTAAAAGCCCGTTGTATGTTATTGACGGTGTCGTAACAAAGGCTGATGACGACATGAACTACTACGGTAAGACTCAAAGCGTATTGAGTACACTGAATCCTGAAGACATTGAGAGCATGACTGTTCTGAAAGATGCCGCTGCTGCTTCATTGTACGGTTCACGTGCCGCAAACGGTGTTATCATCATTACCACAAAGAAAGGTAAAGAAGGAAAAACGAATGTCAGCTATTCAGGTGAAGTAGGCTGGAACAAGATGGCTGTAAATGCTTTCAATATGATGGGATCAGCCGACTTGATTGACTACACTCGCGAATCATTAGCCAACTGTCTGGTTACTTACGGAATAACAGATAGCAAACAAGCAGCATTGAACAACATCGATAACGGAGGTGATATGTTCATTCCTCTGCTCGACTCACCGGCTACTGTTGCTGACTTTATCCATGACCCATCCGGTAAAGTAAATACGAACTGGAAGAAAGAAATCTATCGTACTGCTTTCACTCAAGATCACCAGATATCTATCAACGGCGGTTCGTCAAAGACTCAGTTCTATGCCGGAGTTGGTTACAATAAGAGCGAGGGTATCGTTCTTGGTAGTGACTTCGAACGTATCTCCGGTCGTCTGAACGTTAATCACAAAGTAAATAACTGGCTGAACGTAGCTCTCAAGCAAATGATAGCCGCTACATCGCAAGATGGTTTCCGCGATCAGGGAGACCAGGCTCAAGGAATGGGTACTTCTTCTCCGATAGGTATTTTATTCGCAATGGACCCGACTGCTCCGGTAAAGAATGAAGATGGTTCATATAATAAAAATGCAGCATGGGGTAAAGTTACCAACCCGCATCTGATGCTAGGTGGTAAAGACAGCGATACAGCTCTGGAGTGGATTCAGACCAAAATGTTCCGTAGCATGACCAATGCAGATGTAACAATCAAATTCTGTGATAAGTTATCACTTAACTCTATCTTTGGTTATGACTATGTAGACAACAAGCACTTTGAATATTGGGATCGCAACAGTGTTAACGGTGGTTCCGTCAGCGGAATGGGTTCTCGTTATACCTTCGAAAGCCGCGTAGCTACCAGCTCTTCTACATTAAACTACACGGATACTTTTAAAGATATGCACAATCTGAACTTGATGGCCGGTTTCGAAGTTGAAAACAGAGACCTGCTACAGATTGTAACTGTTGCCAAACGTTATTCAAGCCACTATCCCGAATTGGCCAACGGACAACCGGACCAAGCTGCAAGTTCAACCTTGGGAGCCGGCATGATGTCATATTTCGCAAGTGGCAATTATAACTATGATAACAAGTATTATCTTTCTGCCAGTTTCCGTCGTGATGGTTCGTCACGTTTGAGTGAAGACAATCGTTGGGCTAGTTTCTGGTCTGTATCCGGTGCATGGAGAATGAGTAAAGAAGGATTTATGCAAGATATGCCGTTATTTACCGACTTCAAGATCAAAGCATCTTATGGTACAAACGGTAACTTGCCCTCAGATTACTATGGTTACATGGACCTGTATACAGGTTCCGGATACGGAAGTGCTCCTGCTATTTACTGGTCAAGAATGGCAAACGACAAATTAAGCTGGGAAAAATCCAAGAACTTCAATATGGGAATTGAATGGAATATGTACGACCGCGTAAATCTGTCTCTGGAATATTACAATAAGAAGACTACGGATTTGCTGTTCGAAGTACCTACTTCATTAATCACCGGCTTTGACTCCCGTTGGGAAAATCTGGGTGCATTGAAGAACGACGGTTTCGAATTGGAACTCAATTCTAAAAATATCAGCAACAAGAACTTTACATGGACTTCAAACTTCAACCTGACTTACCAACGTGCATTGGTAGACAAACTTCCTGAAGGAAAAGATATCCAGTATGGAGACGGAGAAATGTATCTGCACCGTGAGGGAGAGTCAATGTATACATTCTATCTGCCCGAATGGAAAGGTGTAAATCCTGAAACAGGTTTGGGAGAATTCTGGTTAGATCCTGAAGATCACTCAAAGGGAGTGGTAAATGACTACTCCGAAGCAGGTAAGGGAATTGTAGGAAAAGCATTGCCTGATGTTATCGGTGGATTCAGCAACACTTTCACATACAAAGACTTTGACCTGTCATTCCTGATCACTTATCAGTTTGGTGGTGACATGTTCGATTATCCGGGATATTTCTCTCATCATGATGGCGTAAGAATCGGTTCCATGAACCTGTCAGAAGATGTAGCCGGAAACTACTGGAAAAATCCGGGTGATAAAGTAGACAACCCGATGCCTATCTATGCCAACCCTTATCGCTGGGACAGATTCTCAAGCCGCACAATCAAATCGACTGACAATATTCGTCTGAGAGAAATGACAGTAGGATATACTCTGCCGGTATTGAAGAAGCACATTTCCAACTTCCGCATCTACTTCAGAGCAAACAATCTGGCTATGTTGTGGTCGAAGACTAAAAACATTGACCCGGATGTAGCGATCAATGGTTATCGTCAGGCAGATACACCGGCATTGAGAAGCTGTGTATTCGGCATTAATATCAAATTATAA